A window from Micromonospora profundi encodes these proteins:
- a CDS encoding LysE family translocator, which produces MTIPFLITTLVVVVTPGTGVFFTLSAGLSRGARAGVLAAFACTLGVVPHLLAAMTGLAALMQASATAFEVVRYLGVGYLLYLAWSTVRDRSAFRAGGDQPARSATRVIVSGVLVNLLNPKPTLFFVAFLPQFVDTTAPGSTRAMLVCGAVFMLLTFAVFSGYGIFAARVRDRVLTRPRVTDWLRRSVAGTFVALSVTLALTER; this is translated from the coding sequence GTGACAATCCCGTTCCTGATCACCACGCTTGTCGTGGTGGTGACCCCGGGCACCGGGGTGTTCTTCACCCTCTCCGCCGGGCTGTCGCGAGGCGCCCGAGCCGGGGTGCTGGCGGCGTTCGCCTGCACGCTGGGCGTCGTGCCGCACCTGCTGGCGGCGATGACAGGGCTTGCCGCGCTGATGCAGGCGAGCGCGACAGCGTTCGAGGTTGTCAGGTACCTCGGCGTCGGCTACCTGCTCTACCTGGCCTGGTCGACGGTGCGCGACCGCAGCGCCTTCAGGGCCGGCGGCGATCAACCGGCCCGCTCGGCGACCCGGGTGATCGTCTCCGGCGTCCTGGTGAACCTGCTCAACCCCAAGCCGACGCTGTTCTTCGTGGCGTTCCTCCCGCAGTTCGTGGACACCACCGCCCCGGGCTCGACCCGGGCGATGCTCGTCTGCGGCGCGGTGTTCATGCTGCTCACCTTCGCGGTGTTCAGCGGCTACGGCATCTTCGCGGCGCGCGTACGGGACCGGGTGCTGACCCGTCCCCGCGTCACCGACTGGCTGCGCCGGTCCGTCGCCGGCACGTTTGTCGCGCTCAGCGTGACGCTCGCCCTCACCGAACGATAG
- a CDS encoding ABC transporter substrate-binding protein: MTPGGRTTRRTLLRAATVGAAATVAGCAGSTRSVQVAVVWSGGELDRFRQVVKGYGRSVHVVSAGNDIDAFLRARHLAGTAPDVAILPRPGLVTEYAARGWLRPVLPSDEYAVPAGLNDLLRTGGHRYGVWVKAAHKSLIWHLPSVLPDPPTSWDELVALTRRLGTLAVRGDGPAPLAIGAADGWVLTDWFENVLADLAPAAYDALAGPDADWRGRPVRDALDRLAELWSIDGAFVGGGRRALLTQYEESVIQVVRSRRAVMVFEADFTAEVGSRFRSGSEEAAAFRFPSAESGGPLIVGGDAAVVFADARGGVELVEWLTRADSFHPWLHAGGYLSPNTTIPLADYTNPVRRRFAAEMRDPGTLRFDLSDQLRGAFTGSDGVGIWRIMQDFFADVTGGVRAAEAVRRATGQLAAAARSAGGGR, from the coding sequence GTGACGCCGGGCGGCCGGACCACCCGGCGTACCCTGCTGCGCGCCGCCACTGTCGGCGCGGCCGCTACCGTCGCCGGCTGCGCCGGAAGCACCCGTTCGGTGCAGGTGGCGGTGGTGTGGAGCGGCGGCGAACTGGACCGCTTCCGGCAGGTCGTGAAGGGCTACGGCCGTTCGGTACACGTGGTCAGCGCCGGCAATGACATCGACGCGTTCCTGCGCGCCCGGCATCTCGCCGGCACCGCACCGGACGTGGCGATCCTGCCGCGTCCCGGCCTGGTCACCGAGTACGCCGCCCGGGGCTGGCTGCGGCCCGTGCTCCCGTCCGACGAGTACGCGGTGCCCGCCGGGCTGAACGATCTGCTGAGGACCGGCGGACACCGCTACGGCGTGTGGGTGAAGGCGGCGCACAAGTCCCTCATCTGGCACCTGCCTTCGGTGCTGCCCGACCCGCCGACCAGTTGGGACGAGCTGGTCGCGCTGACCCGCCGGCTCGGCACGCTCGCCGTGCGGGGGGACGGCCCGGCGCCGCTGGCGATCGGCGCGGCCGACGGCTGGGTGCTCACCGACTGGTTCGAGAACGTGCTGGCCGACCTGGCGCCCGCCGCGTACGACGCCCTGGCCGGGCCGGACGCCGACTGGCGGGGCCGGCCGGTGCGCGACGCCCTGGACCGGCTCGCCGAGCTGTGGAGCATCGACGGCGCGTTCGTCGGGGGCGGCCGTCGCGCCCTGCTCACCCAGTACGAGGAGTCGGTGATCCAGGTGGTGCGCTCCCGCCGTGCGGTAATGGTCTTCGAGGCCGACTTCACGGCCGAGGTGGGCAGCAGGTTCCGCAGCGGCTCCGAGGAGGCGGCCGCCTTCCGGTTCCCCAGCGCCGAAAGCGGCGGCCCGCTGATCGTCGGCGGGGACGCGGCTGTCGTGTTCGCCGACGCCCGGGGCGGGGTCGAGCTGGTCGAGTGGCTGACCAGGGCCGACTCGTTCCACCCCTGGCTTCATGCCGGCGGCTACCTGTCACCGAACACCACGATCCCGCTGGCCGACTACACGAATCCGGTCCGCCGCCGGTTCGCCGCCGAGATGCGCGATCCGGGCACGCTGCGGTTCGACCTCTCCGACCAGCTGCGCGGGGCGTTCACCGGCTCCGACGGCGTGGGCATCTGGCGGATCATGCAGGACTTCTTCGCCGACGTCACAGGTGGCGTACGCGCCGCCGAGGCGGTCCGGCGTGCCACCGGGCAGCTCGCCGCGGCGGCCCGCAGCGCGGGAGGTGGCCGATGA
- a CDS encoding B3/B4 domain-containing protein: protein MQFEHSAHLRAAHPDLVAGVVQATGITATADVRQRAAGHLARARERLACGPESTFGEIQAWRRAYTAMGLRPTQYRCASEALLRRLRLDGGLPRLHPLVDLCNAVSAAYAIPVAVLDLDRVDGDLTVRPAHGDEDYLTFAGDIEHPDPGEVTYVDAAGRAHARRWVNRQSALSAVRADTSSVLIVAEALHADAERDVTGLVAALVADLTDGWGPPVASAVLTAATPRFTVRAAGVPGEEVAPATR from the coding sequence GTGCAGTTCGAACACTCGGCGCACCTGCGCGCCGCACACCCCGACCTGGTGGCCGGCGTGGTGCAGGCGACCGGGATCACCGCCACCGCCGACGTGCGGCAGCGCGCCGCCGGCCACCTGGCCCGCGCCCGGGAGCGCCTGGCCTGCGGCCCGGAGAGCACATTCGGTGAGATCCAGGCGTGGCGGCGGGCGTACACCGCCATGGGGTTGCGACCCACGCAGTACCGGTGTGCCTCCGAGGCTCTGCTGCGACGGCTACGCCTGGACGGCGGTCTGCCCCGGCTGCACCCGCTTGTGGATCTCTGCAACGCCGTCTCGGCCGCGTACGCCATCCCGGTCGCCGTGCTGGACCTGGACCGGGTCGACGGCGACCTGACAGTCCGGCCCGCGCACGGCGACGAGGATTACCTCACCTTCGCCGGAGACATCGAACATCCCGACCCCGGCGAGGTGACCTATGTCGACGCCGCCGGACGGGCCCACGCGCGGCGGTGGGTCAACCGGCAGAGCGCCCTGTCCGCCGTACGGGCTGACACGTCGTCAGTGCTGATCGTGGCCGAAGCGCTGCACGCCGACGCCGAACGGGACGTGACAGGGCTGGTCGCCGCGCTGGTGGCGGACCTGACCGACGGCTGGGGCCCACCGGTGGCGTCGGCCGTGCTTACCGCCGCGACACCCCGGTTCACCGTACGGGCGGCAGGCGTCCCCGGTGAGGAGGTGGCGCCGGCGACGAGGTGA
- the pdxR gene encoding MocR-like pyridoxine biosynthesis transcription factor PdxR, whose translation MSSAKPNASEGSISAGSDFLHLTIADAPPGGLADWLAARLRQAIAEGRIPVGDRLPATRVLAADLGVSRGVVTEAYQRLTEEGHLSGRGRAGTVVVGGPAAPAPPAPAPTAAPAPAALFPPAPGSDIFDAVRAARATIDLTPGVPDLTAFPRADWLRAERTVLRRLAAADLGYGDPRGAPVLRQAVAARLARSRGIAVDPADVIIVAGVSQSLGLLAQAFGPAGIDRIAVEDPGSLGVRQHLNNWRMATPPIAVDDAGLRVDELAASGVPAVLLTPAHQFPTGVVLDGDRRRRLVEWARAGGVVIEDDYDAEHRYDRPPVPALHGLMPEQVCYTGSVSKLLAPALRVGWLLVPSRWREAVVAAKRNADLGNAVLPQLVLAELMTSGALDRHLRLLRRRHIRRRDAMIAAVARHLPGATAHGAAAGLHLMITVPGALADTDLAAATLARGVKVQPLTWHCQRPYRPGLVLGYAARTTTEIENGVTQVAAALRDLTRATS comes from the coding sequence ATGAGCAGTGCCAAACCGAACGCGTCCGAGGGGTCCATATCGGCCGGGTCGGATTTTCTGCACCTGACCATCGCCGACGCGCCGCCCGGCGGCCTCGCCGACTGGCTTGCCGCGCGGCTGCGGCAGGCCATCGCCGAGGGGCGGATTCCGGTCGGCGACAGGCTTCCCGCCACCCGCGTGCTCGCCGCCGACCTCGGCGTCTCCCGGGGTGTGGTCACCGAGGCGTACCAGCGGCTCACCGAGGAGGGCCACCTCAGCGGCCGGGGACGGGCCGGCACCGTGGTGGTCGGCGGTCCCGCCGCGCCGGCCCCGCCGGCACCCGCCCCGACCGCCGCGCCGGCACCTGCGGCGCTCTTCCCGCCGGCTCCGGGCAGCGACATCTTCGACGCGGTACGCGCGGCCCGCGCGACCATCGACCTGACACCCGGCGTACCCGACCTGACGGCTTTTCCCCGCGCGGACTGGCTGCGCGCCGAACGGACCGTGCTGCGTCGCCTGGCCGCGGCCGACCTCGGCTACGGCGACCCGCGCGGCGCGCCCGTGCTGCGGCAGGCTGTGGCCGCCCGGCTGGCCCGCAGCCGCGGCATCGCCGTCGACCCCGCCGACGTGATCATCGTGGCTGGTGTGTCCCAGTCGCTCGGGCTGCTCGCCCAGGCGTTCGGCCCGGCCGGCATCGACCGGATCGCCGTCGAGGACCCGGGTTCACTCGGAGTACGCCAGCATCTGAACAACTGGCGGATGGCCACCCCGCCGATCGCCGTGGACGACGCCGGACTGCGCGTCGACGAACTGGCCGCAAGCGGCGTACCGGCGGTGCTGCTCACCCCCGCGCACCAGTTCCCGACCGGCGTGGTGCTCGACGGTGACCGCCGCCGGCGGCTCGTCGAGTGGGCGCGGGCCGGCGGTGTGGTCATCGAGGACGACTACGACGCCGAGCACCGCTACGACCGTCCACCGGTGCCGGCGCTGCACGGGCTGATGCCCGAGCAGGTCTGCTACACCGGCAGCGTGTCCAAACTGCTCGCCCCGGCGCTGCGGGTCGGCTGGCTGCTCGTGCCGTCCCGCTGGCGCGAGGCCGTGGTGGCCGCGAAACGCAACGCCGACCTGGGCAACGCGGTGCTGCCGCAACTGGTGCTGGCGGAGCTGATGACCTCCGGCGCGCTGGATCGGCACCTGCGGCTGCTGCGCCGCCGGCACATCCGCCGCCGGGACGCGATGATCGCCGCCGTCGCCCGGCACCTGCCGGGTGCCACCGCGCACGGTGCCGCGGCCGGGCTGCACCTGATGATCACCGTGCCGGGCGCCTTGGCGGACACCGACCTGGCGGCGGCGACGCTGGCGCGCGGCGTGAAGGTGCAACCTCTGACCTGGCACTGTCAGCGCCCGTACCGGCCGGGTCTGGTCCTCGGTTACGCGGCCCGCACGACTACCGAGATCGAGAACGGCGTCACGCAGGTCGCCGCCGCGCTGCGCGACCTGACCCGCGCCACCAGCTGA
- a CDS encoding ABC transporter permease encodes MSETQVLGEFAVLDDVGPPRRGRVYPAAGATSALLLPAALLLGGLLLWPVLRTLHASVTTDGRWVGAEHFRTALAAPGTGAVVGRTVLWAVLVPAVVTALGYLLAVASRRSQEGGLVRLILLVPVALPLVVTGVTFRLMYDPDPGRGLATLVAARLTGRSAEDVPQLLGPRLVTVALMSAFVWAWVGLAVLVFRAALDRVPPSLADAVRAYGGGRRHVLWDAQWRPLLLRTVAVVFALVALGTSRTFDLILVMTPGSVRDDAAVLALRVWQTSGGTTTGPGAALGVVWLVAVVAGMLVAALFVRQAWPPPRVEAGSEPAALAPPRRLFRLLAAAAAVVWLIPLVVLVATSAHGQVDAAARGWWSTPPGAGSYHALLTSGELWRTLGFTLLLATVVTATVLVIALLAAYPLAWLTGPAAQATGLLLMAATIVPVQVIAGPVNEVLGVVLSSGTARGLALVHVALGVPFAVLVLRNAFADLPAEQVRGARLGGRRWWGALRRLGRHNLPAVVAVSVLEFVQVWNDLVVGLLFSGPEATPLGLFLAGQTRGFVSNSGVLAAGSVLASVLPVVLMVLARRQLVAGLVSGGVR; translated from the coding sequence ATGAGCGAGACCCAGGTGCTCGGCGAGTTCGCGGTGCTCGACGACGTCGGCCCACCGCGCCGTGGCCGCGTGTACCCGGCGGCCGGAGCGACGTCCGCGCTGCTGTTGCCGGCCGCGCTGCTGCTCGGCGGGCTGTTGCTGTGGCCGGTGCTGCGCACCCTGCACGCCAGTGTCACGACAGACGGCCGCTGGGTCGGCGCGGAGCACTTCCGCACCGCCCTCGCCGCGCCGGGCACCGGCGCCGTGGTCGGACGGACAGTGCTGTGGGCGGTGCTGGTGCCGGCGGTGGTGACGGCGCTTGGTTACCTGCTCGCCGTCGCATCACGTCGCTCCCAGGAGGGCGGGCTCGTCCGGCTGATCCTGCTCGTGCCGGTGGCGCTGCCGCTCGTCGTCACCGGCGTGACGTTCCGGCTGATGTACGACCCCGACCCGGGCCGTGGCCTGGCCACCCTGGTCGCGGCACGGCTGACCGGCCGGTCCGCCGAGGACGTCCCCCAACTGCTCGGGCCGCGCCTGGTCACTGTGGCGCTGATGTCGGCGTTCGTCTGGGCCTGGGTGGGGTTGGCGGTGCTGGTCTTCCGAGCCGCACTGGACCGGGTGCCGCCGAGCCTGGCCGACGCGGTACGCGCCTACGGCGGCGGTCGCCGGCACGTCCTGTGGGACGCGCAGTGGAGGCCGCTGCTGCTGCGTACCGTCGCTGTGGTTTTCGCGCTTGTGGCGCTCGGCACCAGCCGGACCTTCGACCTGATCCTGGTCATGACGCCCGGGTCGGTGCGCGACGACGCGGCGGTGCTGGCGCTGCGGGTCTGGCAGACCTCCGGTGGCACCACCACCGGGCCGGGCGCCGCGCTCGGCGTCGTCTGGCTGGTGGCGGTCGTCGCCGGCATGCTGGTGGCCGCTCTCTTCGTCCGTCAGGCGTGGCCGCCGCCGCGCGTCGAGGCCGGCTCGGAGCCCGCCGCGCTGGCACCGCCACGACGGCTGTTCCGGCTGCTCGCCGCGGCCGCCGCGGTGGTGTGGCTGATACCGCTCGTCGTGCTCGTCGCCACCTCGGCACACGGGCAGGTGGACGCGGCGGCGCGCGGCTGGTGGTCGACGCCACCCGGTGCGGGCTCCTATCACGCCCTGCTGACCAGCGGTGAGCTGTGGCGAACGCTGGGCTTCACGCTGCTGCTTGCCACAGTGGTGACCGCCACGGTGCTGGTCATCGCGCTGCTGGCCGCGTACCCGCTGGCCTGGCTGACCGGGCCTGCCGCGCAGGCGACCGGCCTGCTGCTGATGGCCGCGACCATCGTGCCGGTGCAGGTGATCGCCGGCCCGGTCAACGAGGTGCTGGGCGTTGTCCTGTCCTCGGGGACCGCCCGAGGGTTGGCTCTTGTGCACGTGGCGCTGGGCGTGCCGTTCGCGGTGCTGGTGCTGCGCAACGCGTTCGCCGACCTGCCCGCCGAGCAGGTGCGCGGCGCCCGGCTGGGCGGTCGACGGTGGTGGGGCGCGCTGCGCCGGCTGGGCCGGCACAACCTGCCCGCCGTTGTCGCCGTCTCCGTTCTGGAGTTCGTCCAGGTTTGGAACGACCTGGTGGTTGGGTTGCTCTTCAGCGGGCCGGAGGCCACGCCGCTGGGGTTGTTCCTGGCCGGGCAGACCCGAGGCTTCGTGTCCAACAGCGGCGTCTTGGCCGCCGGGTCGGTGCTCGCCTCGGTGCTCCCGGTGGTGCTGATGGTGCTCGCCCGGCGGCAACTCGTCGCCGGCCTGGTCTCCGGCGGTGTCCGGTGA
- a CDS encoding tetratricopeptide repeat protein, with protein sequence MTRPGGAGRGPRWPVLIAVGTLVSGVLGNLASNLLSELAASVLGPASIALAVSGAAGFVVFEMRRRRAVRETGPEPTDVVTAPVTDVPTLPYPAGFTGRDEHVQTVLGLLAHEHAVAVLGRRAVGTSACAVQVANLCRDDYPDGQYHLDLRRGGRPRTARQVLTALAGVLGTAPPASGRPDALAAAAAALRRRLDGRKILLVLDNVDSPEQVRPLLPPTARTCRLLFAGGPALSGLSGVVAHWIAEPGPDEAVELFAAAGSAAPAARARRADPRTDPAVRDIVDLCGRQPRTIRALGYRTAQHGWRHSDVLDALRRAVHTPPHQRVAVSPAAQLVTERDIAYRALTREARRLYRLMSLTPAPVDRPTITALAARHPDRVTALLDQLAAAAFVVGAPGDRYEIRPLLAANARLHLRAAEPSRTRVAAQARLTRHLARRAERHAANLAVLGSPPDREWSLPLDDDPYGWFDLHQELLLAVVRVPAGAAETLPRRVRRWWFRLAVALCGWLAHVERLDEWEQVCRTVLATPTADDRPEIAGWAHNELGVLRRRRHDPQGAAAALTLAVAERGRRGTAQARMNLGLALLDLGQLDDAVEHLELSRRHRSSADRAGHALTDLGLGAAQLARGELDTAHHHLVRAANTFRSVGDARGYAAALTNLVLVHATLGEHLDAAQAWRAALREYESVNDPTSRAAALLNAGATLLTSAPGQARAAYELLAESRRLREAGRPTPGLARTLLYLGDAADSLGDRAEARRHWVDAASVAEEVHDEPVLAAADTRLDDSDAVRDASDAVPGDSDAVFGDT encoded by the coding sequence GTGACCAGGCCCGGCGGCGCTGGTCGAGGGCCGCGCTGGCCGGTGCTCATCGCGGTCGGCACGCTTGTCAGCGGGGTGCTCGGCAACCTCGCCAGCAATCTGCTGTCCGAGCTGGCCGCCAGCGTGCTCGGCCCGGCGAGCATCGCGCTTGCCGTCAGCGGCGCGGCCGGCTTCGTGGTGTTCGAGATGCGCCGACGCCGGGCCGTGCGCGAGACCGGCCCGGAACCCACCGACGTCGTCACCGCACCCGTCACCGACGTGCCGACGCTGCCGTATCCGGCCGGGTTCACGGGCCGCGACGAGCACGTTCAGACGGTGCTCGGCCTGCTCGCCCACGAACACGCGGTGGCGGTGCTGGGCCGCCGGGCTGTGGGCACCTCCGCCTGCGCCGTCCAAGTGGCGAACCTGTGCCGGGACGACTACCCGGACGGCCAGTACCACCTCGACCTGCGTCGGGGCGGTCGGCCCCGCACCGCCCGCCAGGTGCTCACCGCGCTGGCGGGTGTCCTGGGCACCGCGCCGCCCGCCTCGGGCCGGCCGGACGCCCTCGCGGCCGCCGCCGCAGCGCTACGCCGCAGGCTCGACGGCCGCAAGATCCTGCTGGTGCTGGACAACGTCGACAGTCCCGAGCAGGTACGGCCGCTGCTGCCACCCACCGCCCGCACCTGCCGGCTGTTGTTCGCCGGTGGGCCCGCGCTCAGCGGGCTCAGCGGGGTGGTCGCACACTGGATCGCCGAGCCGGGCCCGGACGAGGCGGTCGAGCTGTTCGCGGCGGCCGGCAGTGCCGCGCCCGCCGCCCGGGCCCGCCGCGCCGACCCGCGCACCGATCCGGCGGTACGCGACATCGTCGACCTGTGCGGCAGGCAGCCCCGCACGATCCGCGCGCTGGGCTACCGCACCGCGCAGCACGGCTGGCGGCACTCGGACGTGCTCGACGCGCTGCGACGCGCGGTGCACACCCCGCCGCACCAGCGGGTCGCCGTGTCGCCGGCAGCCCAGCTGGTCACCGAACGCGACATCGCGTACCGGGCGTTGACCCGCGAGGCCCGCCGCCTGTACAGGCTGATGTCGCTGACCCCCGCCCCGGTGGACCGGCCGACCATCACCGCGCTGGCCGCCCGGCACCCCGACCGGGTGACCGCGCTGCTGGACCAGCTCGCGGCCGCCGCGTTCGTGGTCGGCGCACCCGGTGACCGGTACGAGATCCGGCCGCTGCTCGCCGCCAACGCCCGGCTGCACCTGCGCGCCGCCGAACCGTCCCGGACCCGTGTCGCCGCGCAGGCCCGGCTGACCCGGCACCTGGCCCGTCGGGCCGAACGGCACGCGGCCAACCTGGCAGTGCTCGGCTCCCCACCGGACCGGGAGTGGTCACTGCCGCTGGACGACGACCCGTACGGCTGGTTCGACCTGCACCAGGAGCTGCTGCTGGCGGTGGTACGGGTGCCGGCCGGCGCGGCCGAGACGCTGCCCCGTCGGGTACGCCGCTGGTGGTTCCGGCTGGCCGTGGCGCTGTGCGGATGGCTCGCGCACGTGGAACGGCTCGACGAGTGGGAGCAGGTCTGCCGCACCGTGCTGGCCACCCCGACCGCCGACGACCGGCCGGAGATCGCCGGATGGGCGCACAACGAGCTGGGCGTGCTGCGTCGACGCCGACACGACCCGCAGGGCGCCGCCGCCGCGCTCACCCTCGCGGTTGCCGAACGGGGTCGGCGCGGCACCGCCCAGGCCCGGATGAACCTCGGTCTGGCCCTGCTCGACCTGGGGCAGCTCGACGACGCGGTGGAGCACCTGGAGCTGTCCCGCCGGCACCGCTCCTCGGCGGACCGGGCCGGGCACGCCCTCACCGACCTGGGTCTCGGCGCGGCCCAGCTGGCGCGGGGCGAGCTGGACACCGCCCACCACCACCTCGTGCGTGCGGCCAACACGTTCCGGTCGGTGGGTGACGCGCGCGGCTACGCGGCGGCCCTGACCAACCTCGTGCTCGTGCACGCCACACTCGGCGAGCACCTGGACGCCGCGCAGGCGTGGCGGGCGGCGCTGCGCGAGTACGAGTCGGTGAACGATCCGACCAGCCGGGCAGCGGCATTGCTCAACGCCGGGGCGACGCTGTTGACAAGCGCACCGGGGCAGGCGCGGGCGGCATACGAGTTGCTTGCCGAGAGCCGGCGGCTGCGTGAGGCCGGCCGGCCGACCCCGGGGCTGGCCCGGACCCTGCTCTACCTGGGCGACGCCGCCGACTCGCTGGGTGACCGCGCGGAGGCGCGGCGGCACTGGGTGGACGCGGCATCGGTGGCCGAGGAGGTCCACGACGAGCCGGTGCTGGCCGCCGCCGACACCCGGCTGGACGACTCCGACGCCGTGCGGGACGCCTCCGACGCCGTGCCGGGTGACTCCGACGCCGTGTTCGGCGACACGTGA
- a CDS encoding ABC transporter ATP-binding protein has product MTVDALTVRGLSRNFGNLVVLDDVSFALPAGRIAVVLGPNGSGKTTLLRCVVGADRPDAGEVLVQGRRADETDPQVRALVAAALDDIDFFPDLSVVEHLELVAYAHGGNAEPVEEVLVELGLEPARDQLPVTLSSGQRRRLALASCFVRPRQVLILDEPEQRLDVRGRQWLAQRLRRERDAGTAVLLASHDPELIDAVVDERIEIGR; this is encoded by the coding sequence GTGACCGTGGATGCGCTCACGGTACGGGGACTCAGTCGCAACTTCGGCAACCTGGTGGTGCTCGACGACGTGAGCTTCGCGCTGCCGGCGGGCCGGATCGCTGTGGTGCTGGGCCCCAACGGCAGCGGCAAGACCACCCTGCTGCGCTGCGTGGTGGGTGCCGACCGGCCGGACGCCGGTGAGGTGCTGGTGCAGGGCCGCCGGGCCGACGAGACCGATCCGCAGGTACGGGCGCTGGTGGCCGCCGCCCTGGACGACATCGACTTCTTTCCCGACCTGTCAGTGGTCGAGCACCTGGAACTTGTCGCGTACGCGCACGGGGGCAACGCCGAGCCGGTCGAGGAGGTGCTCGTCGAGCTGGGCCTGGAGCCGGCCCGCGACCAACTGCCGGTGACCCTGTCCAGCGGGCAGCGCCGCCGGCTGGCCCTGGCGTCCTGCTTCGTACGCCCCCGTCAGGTGCTGATCCTTGACGAGCCGGAGCAGCGGCTGGACGTGCGTGGCCGGCAGTGGCTGGCGCAGCGGCTGCGCCGGGAGAGGGACGCCGGCACCGCAGTGCTGCTGGCCTCGCACGACCCGGAGTTGATCGACGCGGTGGTCGACGAGCGGATCGAGATCGGCCGGTGA
- a CDS encoding DUF6297 family protein: MTAPPATIADAPVGVPRARQVRTRLRLARRRHHEHSLGDVLGDAYVMVLFVGMYGWFAISASRDMLASPTVGRADPGVRWWLAVAALLAGAGLAWRGLRALGPLLVTPATQSWVTSAPVDRRAWLAPRLGVLLVGAATGTALLGVAVAVLGGVTEPGALGWAAGAGAGWGAAALALSVVAQGDRAGRRWPTLVGVVPMVAAGVVTAVVVLAGRLGNGLPQPATLPTAALVAVGVPLAVAGTLFAVRALPRVDRATLTTGAQFANAAATATILLDPSMLTSLMESRRWRRIGRVRSSRIRPGPSWWALLQVDVRRLRRHPSAVLIWAALVGVQYAAALALPGLAGAAQVVFAYLATDRLTGGLRSISRSPGLRRALGGSDNLLRGIHVVVPAIGAGLWWLLTLPTVEAGPPWLAPTLALGVVAAAWRAGTRPPINYGGATVNTPFGMVPVDLLRQGSRGPALLAVLVLVQLFLG, translated from the coding sequence GTGACCGCACCACCTGCCACGATCGCCGACGCGCCGGTCGGGGTGCCCAGAGCCCGTCAGGTGCGTACGCGCCTGCGTCTGGCCCGCCGTCGTCACCACGAGCACTCGCTCGGCGACGTGCTTGGCGACGCGTACGTCATGGTGCTGTTCGTGGGCATGTACGGCTGGTTCGCGATCAGCGCCAGCCGCGACATGCTGGCCTCCCCCACCGTCGGCCGGGCCGATCCGGGGGTGCGGTGGTGGCTGGCGGTGGCGGCGCTGCTGGCCGGCGCTGGGCTGGCCTGGCGGGGTCTGCGGGCGCTCGGCCCGCTGCTTGTCACGCCGGCCACGCAGAGCTGGGTGACAAGCGCCCCTGTCGACCGGCGGGCCTGGCTGGCGCCCCGCCTCGGTGTCCTGCTGGTGGGCGCGGCGACCGGCACGGCGCTGCTCGGCGTGGCAGTGGCGGTGCTGGGCGGTGTCACCGAGCCGGGCGCCCTGGGCTGGGCGGCGGGCGCCGGCGCCGGGTGGGGCGCTGCCGCGCTGGCCCTGAGCGTCGTCGCCCAGGGTGACCGGGCGGGCCGGCGGTGGCCGACGCTCGTCGGCGTGGTGCCGATGGTGGCGGCTGGCGTCGTCACGGCCGTGGTGGTGCTCGCCGGTCGACTCGGCAACGGGCTGCCCCAGCCGGCGACGCTGCCGACGGCCGCGCTGGTCGCCGTGGGGGTGCCGCTCGCTGTCGCCGGCACGCTCTTCGCGGTCCGCGCGCTACCCCGGGTGGACAGGGCCACGCTGACCACCGGCGCGCAGTTCGCCAATGCCGCCGCCACGGCGACGATCCTGCTCGACCCGAGCATGCTCACCAGCCTGATGGAGAGCCGCCGGTGGCGTCGCATCGGCCGGGTGCGCAGCAGCCGGATCCGGCCCGGGCCGAGCTGGTGGGCGCTGTTGCAGGTCGACGTACGTCGGTTGCGCCGTCACCCCAGCGCCGTGCTGATCTGGGCTGCGCTCGTCGGCGTCCAGTACGCTGCCGCGCTCGCCCTGCCCGGGCTGGCCGGCGCGGCGCAGGTCGTGTTCGCCTACCTCGCCACCGACCGGCTCACCGGGGGCCTGCGGTCGATCAGCCGGTCGCCGGGGTTGCGCCGGGCGCTCGGCGGAAGCGACAACCTGCTGCGTGGAATCCACGTGGTGGTGCCGGCGATCGGTGCGGGCCTGTGGTGGCTGCTGACCCTGCCGACCGTCGAGGCCGGGCCGCCCTGGCTGGCGCCGACGTTGGCGCTCGGCGTGGTGGCCGCCGCCTGGCGGGCTGGCACCCGACCGCCGATCAACTACGGCGGCGCGACTGTCAACACGCCGTTCGGGATGGTCCCGGTGGACCTGCTGCGCCAGGGGTCACGTGGGCCGGCGTTGCTGGCCGTGCTGGTGCTCGTGCAACTGTTCCTGGGCTGA